Proteins from one Triticum aestivum cultivar Chinese Spring chromosome 7A, IWGSC CS RefSeq v2.1, whole genome shotgun sequence genomic window:
- the LOC123150594 gene encoding uncharacterized protein codes for MAPEVASTTMWWRPGIWSPNPSALASRPLRRPRARGCRCTVRSAPARRPPSPSLLEMLRWDQVRTDYYVRRKASRGAEDVLNPAKLHVLMTQVDFGTSSTFGIGSGFGSSAWIDADGDPTIVSQQRADHGHRHDRGRTMDPVRPLPQPPVLPAADPLVRPQHIEHRRGSPACRSLGSYGNGCSKPPTRPRTPTAGTRSSTATTGRPPGHTCLIR; via the exons ATGGCGCCGGAGGTCGCCAGCACTACCATGTGGTGGAGACCAGGCATTTGGAGCCCAAATCCTTCTGCTCTGGCCTCAAGG CCGCTCCGTCGGCCGAGGGCACGTGGGTGCCGCTGCACCGTCCGTTCGGCCCCTGCTCGCCGTCCGCCGTCGCCGTCTCTGCTGGAGATGCTCCGCTGGGACCAGGTCCGCACCGACTACTACGTCCGGAGGAAGGCCAGCCGCGGGGCGGAGGACGTGCTCAACCCAGCCAAGCTGCACGTGCTGATGACTCAGGTGGACTTCGGTACCAGTTCCACCTTCGGCATCGGCTCCGGCTTCGGTAGCTCGGCGTGGATCGACGCCGACGGCGACCCCACGATCGTGTCCCAGCAGAGAGCAGACCATGGCCATCGACACGACCGTGGACGTACCATGGATCCAGTGCGTCCCCTACCCCAGCCCCCAGTGCTACCCGCAGCGGATCCCCTTGTTCGACCCCAGCACATCGAGCACCGCCGCGGCTCCCCCGCCTGCCGCTCCCTCGGCTCCTATGGCAACGGCTGCTCCAAGCCTCCAACACGTCCGCGAACGCCGACTGCCGGTACCAGATCGAGTACAGCGACGACCGGGCGGCCGCCGGGACATACATGCCTGATACGCTGA